A single window of Sphingobacterium sp. ML3W DNA harbors:
- a CDS encoding SusC/RagA family TonB-linked outer membrane protein translates to MSEYHTVQSTIKGTVKDADGNPISGVTVKEKGGTTSTSTDKTGQFELSVTSSSSTLVFSSVGFKSKEVAVSVAGHVVLTSSSENLDEVVVVGYGAQKKSDLTGSMATVSSKSLENINSPNIVDKLQGKVAGLNINSGNARPGTTASFTIRGENSISASNDPLIILDGIPFSGSLGDIASNTIENISVLKDASSTAIYGSRAANGVILITSKKGLSGKPQMSYNGYFGIQNVERRLNLMNGPEYINYMRDYQISKGKTGSQLDPENYLFANVLQQYKKGEEVDWQDVIFNRNAPVNEHQLSFSGGSDRSDYYASVAYLNQDGLVKNTPYERFNINLNLNQHLTSWLKLGLAVQASQGKRNGVQPSIDNAVKMSPYGINRDENGQVVTYPMYAQTLYPHPFADDNGINDDIKRTVYANTFLDVKLPIQGLSFKTTFGTNYQNKEQSYYYGSNTLTGMGIRGKGEIYNNNRYDWTWENLLTYDRTFGDHKLNVVGLYSASESQEKWSRLYGEDFVSDVGYNNLGSAAKNQKISSGLTNTALLSYMGRINYGYKERYLLTLTGRSDGYSSFSKNDKYAFFPSIAGAWVISKEDFFSSEYLNMLKLRASYGKNGNQAVSPYQTYNRLSKIEYLYGDDATVSNGLVMNYNGRGSSSLKWETTKSLNIGLDFGLWNDRISGNVDYYNAKTSDLLMSRQVPVMNGYSTILSNIGQTANVGIEVGLNTKNIVKEDFSWSSSINFSWNKNKIVDLRGDGKDDLTNAWLIGQPIRIFYDYKVTGIWQKEDDIAQSHQPNAKPGDAKLADMNGDGKITAADRTMMGNKVPVYNLSFGNEFSYKKFSLSIFMNGAFDVSKEDNFRNIERFLPNNGANYLSDMEYWTPERPSTSIPSPGYTPVNNHSYYLNASYWRIRDLSLGYTFNGAQLERLNIGSIRAFINARNLYTFTNVKGFNPEALAVSGVTGNPTTTNMVSPYPAARTFSLGVNVQF, encoded by the coding sequence ATGTCAGAATACCATACTGTGCAATCAACCATAAAAGGAACGGTTAAAGATGCAGATGGTAACCCAATTTCTGGCGTAACAGTTAAAGAAAAGGGTGGCACGACTTCAACATCCACAGATAAAACGGGACAATTTGAATTGAGCGTTACATCTTCAAGTTCAACTCTTGTTTTTTCGTCTGTTGGTTTTAAAAGTAAGGAAGTTGCAGTTTCGGTTGCTGGTCATGTGGTCTTGACATCAAGTTCTGAAAACTTAGACGAAGTTGTTGTAGTGGGGTATGGCGCACAAAAGAAATCAGATTTAACAGGAAGCATGGCTACGGTATCTTCCAAATCTTTAGAAAATATCAATTCTCCTAATATCGTGGACAAGTTGCAAGGTAAAGTTGCCGGATTAAATATTAATTCCGGAAATGCGCGTCCTGGAACTACCGCTTCTTTTACGATTCGTGGTGAAAACTCCATATCGGCATCTAACGATCCATTGATTATTTTGGATGGTATTCCCTTTAGTGGATCTTTAGGTGATATCGCTTCCAATACCATTGAAAATATATCCGTGCTAAAAGATGCATCTTCAACAGCTATTTATGGCTCTCGTGCTGCAAATGGTGTCATCTTGATCACTTCTAAAAAAGGGTTATCTGGCAAGCCACAGATGAGTTATAATGGATATTTTGGGATACAAAATGTGGAAAGAAGACTGAACCTGATGAATGGCCCCGAGTATATTAATTATATGCGTGATTATCAAATTTCAAAAGGTAAAACAGGCAGTCAATTGGATCCAGAAAATTATCTGTTTGCCAATGTTTTACAACAATATAAAAAAGGGGAGGAGGTGGATTGGCAAGATGTTATCTTTAACAGAAATGCGCCAGTTAATGAACACCAATTAAGTTTTTCGGGAGGAAGTGACCGATCTGATTATTATGCTTCAGTTGCTTATCTCAATCAAGATGGGCTGGTGAAAAACACACCTTATGAGCGCTTTAATATCAATCTTAATCTCAATCAGCATCTGACATCATGGTTGAAACTTGGTCTCGCAGTACAAGCGTCGCAAGGTAAGCGGAATGGTGTGCAGCCTTCTATTGATAATGCGGTGAAAATGAGTCCTTATGGTATCAACCGTGATGAAAATGGTCAAGTTGTTACCTATCCGATGTATGCGCAGACCTTATACCCTCATCCTTTTGCCGATGATAACGGGATTAATGATGATATCAAGAGAACGGTGTACGCCAATACTTTCTTGGATGTTAAATTACCTATTCAAGGTTTGAGTTTCAAAACGACTTTTGGTACAAATTATCAAAATAAAGAACAATCCTATTATTATGGATCGAACACCCTTACAGGAATGGGGATAAGAGGGAAAGGCGAAATCTATAACAACAACAGGTACGATTGGACTTGGGAAAATCTCCTTACTTATGACCGTACTTTCGGTGACCATAAGTTAAACGTGGTTGGATTGTACAGTGCATCGGAGTCGCAAGAAAAATGGTCTCGCTTATATGGTGAAGACTTTGTCTCGGATGTCGGTTATAACAATTTGGGCTCGGCCGCAAAAAATCAAAAGATATCTTCCGGGTTGACCAATACGGCTTTACTTTCTTATATGGGAAGAATCAATTATGGGTATAAAGAACGCTATCTATTGACATTGACAGGCCGATCGGATGGTTATTCATCTTTCTCTAAAAATGATAAATATGCATTTTTCCCGTCTATAGCCGGAGCATGGGTGATATCCAAAGAGGATTTTTTCAGCTCTGAATATCTCAATATGTTAAAGTTGAGAGCTTCTTATGGTAAAAATGGAAATCAAGCTGTAAGCCCATATCAGACTTACAACCGCTTGTCCAAAATAGAATATCTGTATGGCGACGATGCGACGGTATCCAATGGATTGGTGATGAACTATAATGGTCGCGGAAGTAGTAGCCTAAAATGGGAGACAACCAAATCCTTGAATATTGGTTTGGATTTTGGTTTATGGAACGATCGCATCAGTGGTAATGTTGATTATTATAATGCAAAAACTTCTGATCTGTTGATGAGCCGTCAGGTTCCTGTTATGAATGGTTATAGTACGATCTTGAGTAATATTGGTCAGACTGCTAATGTCGGTATTGAAGTTGGGTTAAATACGAAAAATATCGTAAAAGAAGACTTCAGCTGGTCGTCGAGTATAAATTTTTCATGGAATAAAAATAAGATCGTTGACCTAAGGGGTGATGGCAAGGATGATCTGACCAATGCTTGGTTGATTGGACAACCCATTCGTATCTTCTACGATTATAAGGTAACCGGTATCTGGCAGAAAGAGGATGATATCGCGCAATCGCACCAACCGAATGCAAAACCTGGAGATGCAAAATTGGCCGATATGAATGGTGACGGAAAAATTACTGCAGCAGATCGTACCATGATGGGCAATAAAGTGCCTGTTTATAACCTGAGTTTTGGTAATGAATTTAGCTATAAGAAATTTTCACTATCGATCTTTATGAATGGCGCTTTTGACGTTTCTAAAGAAGACAATTTTAGAAATATTGAACGTTTCTTACCTAATAATGGAGCCAACTATTTGTCAGATATGGAGTATTGGACACCTGAGCGTCCGAGTACGAGCATCCCTTCACCTGGATATACACCCGTCAATAACCATAGCTATTATTTGAATGCTTCCTATTGGCGCATTCGTGATCTATCATTGGGTTACACCTTCAATGGAGCGCAGCTCGAGCGATTGAATATCGGGTCTATAAGAGCATTTATCAATGCCCGAAATCTATATACTTTTACGAATGTTAAAGGATTTAATCCAGAAGCATTGGCAGTGAGCGGTGTAACGGGCAATCCAACGACAACAAATATGGTATCGCCTTATCCCGCTGCAAGAACATTTTCATTAGGAGTCAATGTACAATTTTAA